TACGAAGTCCTTCAGCAAGCATGAGGGTTGTGGCAAAAACAAAGGCAACAAGCGCCATTCCCGAAGTAGTCAGAGTTGTTGTAAGACGCCTTGTGCTGAGATTGCGGAGGCTATATGATACCGGTATACCCATTTATCCTATTCTCCTCAAACCTTCAGCAACCCTGATCTTCACGGCATGCCACGTAGGAAAAATTGCTGCTATCAGACTAACCAGAAGAGCAGCTCCTATATCAAGGAAAATGGTATTTGCTGATACATGAAATACGGGGAAATAAGCGCCTATTTTAGCGCCAAAGATCTTTGCGCTCGGGAAGGTAAGAAGAATGCCAAGGGTACATCCAACCATGGTGATAAAAAGGGATTCACCGAATATAAGGATTGCTAAATGCCAGCCACCAAATCCGAGTGTCTTCATGATAGCATACTCTCCTATCCGCTCACGCGCAGTCATGACCATGGTATTTGCTACTACTGCTATGATAATGATAATCACCATAAAAGAGACTAATTGGATTACCGTGACAATAGCCTCAGTCATGGAAACGAAACTCAATTGGAAAGCTTTTTCCGTCTCGGTCATAGTTTCTGCAAGAGAATTTTTAAATGTCTTATCTACTGCCTCAGATACTTCGGGCGCCAGATTAGGATTTGTTATTCCTATTATATAAATACCTACCTGGTCAGCCCGGTTTGGCGCAGTTTTTTTTAAACTTTCATTGAGATAATCCCAATGAAAAAACAGTTGCGTTTCGTCAGTGCTTTTTTCAGCCCCGTGGTATATGCCTCGCAAGATGAAATTCCATGTACCCGGGAAGTTGGTTCCTTTCAAGGGAATGGTATCGCCGATCTTCCATGAGAATCTTTCTGCCACTTTTCTGCCGGCAATAGCTGCCATGCGGTCACGAAAAAATGCGGCTTTCTGATCCTCAGGCAACGTATATTCCGGATATAATTCCAGGAATGTTTTTGGATCTATAGCAAAATTTGGTATAAAGTTTTTTTCGGATATGTAGGTGCCATTAAACCATATAGCATAGGATACAT
The genomic region above belongs to Candidatus Jettenia caeni and contains:
- a CDS encoding ABC transporter permease component, yielding MLKLIFRNAFRHKLRTCLTILGITIAILAFGILRTLVNAWYSGVEASSSARLITRNAISLVFSLPLAYKEKIRGIPGVKNVSYAIWFNGTYISEKNFIPNFAIDPKTFLELYPEYTLPEDQKAAFFRDRMAAIAGRKVAERFSWKIGDTIPLKGTNFPGTWNFILRGIYHGAEKSTDETQLFFHWDYLNESLKKTAPNRADQVGIYIIGITNPNLAPEVSEAVDKTFKNSLAETMTETEKAFQLSFVSMTEAIVTVIQLVSFMVIIIIIAVVANTMVMTARERIGEYAIMKTLGFGGWHLAILIFGESLFITMVGCTLGILLTFPSAKIFGAKIGAYFPVFHVSANTIFLDIGAALLVSLIAAIFPTWHAVKIRVAEGLRRIG